AGGGATTCTCCTGTCACCCCCGGGTGAGTGAGATGCTCTGCCCAGCGTAGACCCTGCTGACCAGTTGAGTTTGCGTTGATTCCCAGGCGTGGGCAAATGGAGCTAGCCCCTCTCCATCTCTGCTAGCCACTGTGCATGTCCGGAGGCTGCTGGCCTGCCTGGCAGGAGGGTGGCCCTGCATCCGTGTGTCCCCCAGCCGTGCTGAGCCCAGCCTGCACTGCGAGGATCGCCTGCAACGCGTTAAttctcctctgcctcttcccctccGTGCAGGCAGTCAGGAGCAGACAGCCAACCGCAACCAGGATGACCCAGCGAGCAGCCCGGCTCCGGAGCACCCCAAAGACGCCCTGCCCGAGGAGCAGCGGAACGGGCCGCACGTGCCAGGTTGGTCTCCCTGGTGTGACCAGCACCCGGCAGAGACCCCGCGGAGGAGACACTGGCATCGGGGCTGGGGAACTGTGAGCTTCAGGCACCTCTGGTCTGACTCTGCGGGTGTTTCAGGTGTCGCCCAACTCACGGCGAGCCAGAGCTGTTTGTGGGTCTGGCTCTTGATGCTGTTCTCGACGCCGGGGTAACCCTGAGCGTGGTGGTTGGACTCCGTGTTGCTCTTACCTGTGCCAAGGGGCCTGATTCTGCTAAATGCAGTGAGAAGGCGAGGGTGTTTCCCTGTGGACTGGGAAAACATTGCCTTGGAAGGTCCGTGTTCTGGGAGGGGACCTTCTCCATCGGCTGAAGCCAAGTCCGGCCCTTCAGCAGCACTGGGACCCATGGTGCCgagccccagctctccctgcctgtgCCGGGGCTGACGCCTTGGTCCTTGGTTTTTCTTGTACACCCCCTTGCACATTCACCCACCCACCGCGGTGTCCCTTGAGGGCATGTGCAGTTCTCCCAGCCCGGAGGGGCCTCTCTCTGTGCCCTGCGTTGGGCAGGGTGCGCCAGGGAGGGAAACATTCTTCCTGCTGCCATCCCGGCCCTCCCCCAAGAAACATATATGGTCACCGAGCCAGCGCCTCCGTCCAGGCTGTGCCCCTCCTCGAGCACGCCTGGGCTGGCAGCGTGCGGGGAGCTGGGCAGCGTCCCTGCCTGCGCGGCGGGGTGTGCTGTCATCACCCCGCTGGCAGTTGGTGTGGTGGGAACggtccctgctccctcccagagCAGCTGGGGCCGTGGATCCCGCTGGAGGAGCTCCCCACCGTGCCGGGGGTTCGGCTGGCTGCCACGGCAGCCCTGTCCCCAGGTGGGAGCTGCACAGGGGCACAGAAACCCTAAAATGGCACCGCGTCGGAGCGTGCCCGCCCATGAGCGGGGCTCTGTGACACTGTGGGCCGGAGAAGGGGGAATTCAGTCCTTGGATTAACGACTGTAATCTGGGAGTTAGTAACAGAGCTGGTTCCTTccccctctgtgcctcagtttccttctcctcctgccttgccTTGCACATGCGGacgctgccctcctgcccgctTGTGGACCTGTTGTCTTGCGGCTGCGCTGAGCTTCTGCTGCCCTTCGGACATGGCCGAAGCACCTCTGTgccctgccagcgctgcccgcGGCTGAGCCCTGTGCTTCCCTTCCAGGAGGTGGGCTGGCTCCTGCCGCCGAGGCGCTTGAGGGTAGCCAGGTGACCAGTGACTCCGAGGGGGACGTGTACTGCGATACCCTGGAGCTTATGGAGCCTGAGCAGGTAACGGAGGGCTGGGAAGCGCTGGGAGGCTTTACCTGCTGCCAGCcttgccctgcctgcgctgcacAGGCAGATCTCTCCGTGCTCGGCTCCGCACGCCACCGCGGCACTGCACTGCCGTGCTGGGAGCCCAGTGAGACTCCCAAAACCTACGAGGCCACCCGGCTGCACCCCTCTCTGCTTTGTGTCCCTCTTGGAGCCGGGTCCCCATCACCGAGGGGAGGCTGAGGAGCCCTCAGTGTGTCCCAGTACCACCCATAGCCCCCCATGTTCCTGCGGTGCGGTtcctgtggggcactggtgggctGAATGAGGCCAGTAGCCCCaagtggggctggtggggacacctTGCTTACACCCCGGCCACTCgctctctgctccctgccaccagGCAACGTTTGTCACTTGGGGTGCTACGGCGAGGCTCAGGGTGGGCACACACACCAGTCCCCACTGCCCAGCTTCTCCTGGAGCTCTTTTGCCACCTCGAGCCTGGGCATTCTGCTCTGTCACCTCCCAAACCCTGTGCTCACTGGTGTTGCTGGTGGGATTCGGCTTCACTCAGCCCCACGCGCCCTCCACCACCAACACTGTCACCGCGGGGCTGGGGGACGACACCACCACCGCCCTGGCATCACCCGCCTCTCACCGGCTGTGCccctggggagggcagcgggggtCTCAGGGCCCTTCTTCTCTCCCCTGGCGCAGGCTGGGTGGCCGCTAGGTCTCTCCCCGGATGGCATCGGGGCCGGGCCTGAGCCCCCCATGCCCCGCGGCACCAGGCAGGGGGAACGGGGcgaaggcagaagaggagaggggaggagcgGCGCTGGCCTCGCAGCCCATGGCTCTGAGAGAGGTGGGTGCAGCGTTTGGCTCCTGCGCGCCTTCCcgctgctccctccccacctcccggCACCCAGGGCTGGGTCTCCGGGGGGCTGCGACCACCAACGGGGCACGGTTTGGCTCCAGCGCCTAGGTCCTTCGGTAGCCGTGAGCAGTCCTGAGTGTCCCCTCTCATCATCCCTTGGTCCCCAAGCAGTTTGGTGTCTTTACCCCTCTAGGATGTGGCTTGTGTTGCCCATTTCTCACTAAATGGCTTAAATTTGGGGGATGCTCTACTGgctcctctccagcagctggctggggaGTGCGGGTCCCTGGGTGCCTGCTCCAGGGTGGCATTGGGACAGCAGGGGTGATGCCACCGCCTCACCTGGGCACAGCCCACCCATCTCATGCTTATCTTCCCCCCCAAGTTAATGTTTTGGAAAACCCTCCTGGGCCGCTTGACCTTGGGAGTTGGCTTGTAAGGAGGCGGATGAAGCCAGGCTGGGCCGTCCCCTGGGTGCCACAGGGGCTGGCACCGAGCCCCTGCCTGTCTCCCGCTCGCAGCGCCGGTCATCCGGGTGTTTGCCGAGCCGCAGCCGGGCGGGTTTGGGGCCTGGCAGGGGGGCAGCGGCGCAGGCGAGGCATCCTGCATGGCCTTTGgtgtcccagcagcaccaggtgAAGCCAGGTGACCCACATGTACCCCTGCACCCGCCGTGGCAGCAGGCTGGAGGTCACCCACTGCCACCACctgggggggaggtggtggccTGTGTCCCCGAGGACggggtggctgggctgggagctcccggctctgcccggAGCGGCTGCAGTGTGGGCTGAGCCAACAGCGTGCGGTGTGGGCACCGGTGAGCTCCATCGCTCCCCGTTGGGTGACAGCGCACAGGGGTCCTGGGGGAGCGTGAGGGGGGCTCGGGCTGCCGGGCCCCATCCCGATGggcaccctgtgccccccccgaGCAGCACCCATCTCTGTGCCCCACAGATCTCCAGCTCGCCGGGGGGGAGCAGGATGCCGAGAGCACCCAGGGGCTGCCGGACCAGCTGGACACCCACGTGGCCGGCACCGTCCGGGCCCTGCAGGATGATATGCGGCGAGTGCTGGAGCGCCTGAGCGAGCTGGAGACGCTCGCCTCTGCCCAGGTAGGTGCCACGCGGGGAGCCGCCATGTGCCGATGCCGGCCAGGCCGCGATGCCCGCGCCGGTGTaggccaggctggcagggctcagcccgGGGAGACCTCCGGGTTTGGTGACACATCCTGGCAGGGCGGAGGTTGTGCTGCTCTCATCTGCcctggggggcaggcagggaactgggggggcagggagggcgcaggcagggagctgggggaagcgGGCAAGGTGCCTGTTGTGCAGGCAGGGAGACAGGAGAGGCatgcagggagcaggcagggtgccaGCGGGCAGGAAgggagccgggggaggcaggcagggagccacTGCCCCCCTCATTCCATCGCCCCCAGGGATCCCACCCCGGTTTCACCATCCGCATCCCTCGCAGGAGCCCTGAGTGGGCTCAATTCCGCCCCTTCCCTCCCGCTCACGGGGCCGCAGGGGCTGGAAAGGGGGTGCCCAGCCCCCGCCTGCACCCCAAAACTCCCTTCTCTTGCagggggatgcagctgggaccGACCCTGGCCGCTTGCTCGCTCCACGGGTGAGTTGGAGGTGGTGGCATGAGGGATGTGACAAGGACCACCGGGCTGTGACAGTGGCCTGCTGCCACTGGCCTTTcagcagagggctgggggggctgtcTGGTCACTGTCTGGTCACACCGGTGCCACCTTTGTTCTCCTCCCCACGGTGCCTCTCTCTGTCCCCTCGCCAGGAAACGTCCCCATGGCCCCTGACCGTCTCCCCGCGCACCCTGCTCTTCCTCATCGCCTGGCCCTTCGTCACCCAGTGGCTGCTGCGCCGCTGGCAGGGCAAGATGAGGTGACAGCCGCGTCCCCCATGCCACCTCCGGCCCCGACTCGGGGTGCAGGATGTCACCATCCCGCTTAGACGCGCCACGGGATCACCGAGGGAAGGGCCTCACCCAGCCAGGGGGGTCTCCCGCGGGCCgggacccccccatccccggggggACAGGGACGCCACTGCGCACCGCTGATTGTCACCGTCACTCTCAGGGTCACTCATCTGCCGGGATGGACATGGGAATGTCTGTCCGTGGGGTGCGGGATCGCCCCGAAAGGGATCCCCCCGGGAcaaagggggcgggggggcggggggatccCCTCACTGCCATGCACAGAGGGacctggtgctggggggggcggtgggggacagacaccgtccctgtccccgggTTCCATGACGTGCTTGGACATCTGAACCTCAATTAAAGTTGCCTTTTCAATCTGTCCCCGAGCTGTCTgctggggggggacgacgacagcCATCACCCTGGCCACCCCCCTTACCCCCGCCATGGTGGCAGCTGCcaggttccctttttttttttttttttttggggggggggggggaggtgtggcAGGGCATTGTCCCCAAACCTCGACTTGTCCTCCCTGGCCACATCCTGTCCCCATTCTTAGGGTCCCCAAGGCCATGGCAGAGGGTGGCGGTGCCGGGAGGGGACCCTCGGGGTGGcaacccccagcccccccccccccccccccctcgcccgggGGTTGCCACCGCCCCCGCTCAAGGACCGTGTGAAGGACGGGGGGACACCGCCCCTGTGGGggtggcaggatcaggccccggGCTACCctgacctccccccccccccgaaaaaaaaaaaaggacgcgGTTCCTTTAAGGCGGGACTTGTTTACCGCTCGGGTTTGTTTACATCTCCCTCCGCCCGCCTGCACAGCCACACCACGCAGCGCGACTGCGGGGTTCCTCCGCCcactgccccccccgcccccctcttCCTTCCCGGGGgcgtccccgccgcccgccccgttACAGATTCCACCCCCCGGGGGGAAAAAGgcaggggggggacgggacacacgacGACATCCAAGCACATCCCTCTGACTCCTCCGCGGTGCGGAGGGACTCTTTTTTCGGGCCGCCCCACCTGCTCCGGAGGAGGGGGAACGCGGCCCTGAAGGTCGCCGGGCTCCGCTCCCGGTGGCCCCCCCACCTTACTCAGCGTGTGGTACATCCCGGCCCCGCCTTCTCCCTTTTCGGATTGGCGGCGCCGCGCAGGAGTGACACCCGGCGTGTCCAATGGTGGCGCAGCTCCCGCCGGGCGTAGTGGGCGGGGCGCGGCCGGTGTTCCCGCCCTCCTCGCCCGCCGATTGGCGGCGGGGGCGGCACCGCCCGCacgcggcgggcggggcgcggcgtGCGGCggggcgcgcggcggggcggggcggggcagcgcgcctgcgcggggcggggcggggcgcgcgccGGTATTTAAggcgggggagcgggcggggaaCGGCAGTCGggagcaggcggcggcggcggcgggtggcagcgcggggcggggcgcggcggaggcggcaggggggaggcggcggcgcgtgCCATGCGCGCGGGGGGGCGGGCCCGGCGGCGTTAACCCCTCGGCGACCGGTATCGGTGACCCCCGGGGCCTGGGCCCCGCGCCATGGCCCGGGCGGCCTGAGGGGGAAACGGGGAGTttgggagggggggtggtggtgggggagcgGCCCCATGCGGCGCGGGTAGCGCCGGTCCCCGAGGGAATGGAGCCGAGCGCCATGGCCGACGCGGCGCCGGAGCCCCAGAGCGAACCGGAGCCCCGCGGTGAAGCGGAGCCGGAGCCCGAGCCCCAGCCCGAcggcggcgaggcggcggcggaCGGGGAGGCCGGGCGACTGCCGCCCCCcggggcggaggaggcggcgggcggcgccgaggggcggccggcggcgggcggagcggcgcgTCCCGGCCTGGGCCCGCGGTACCGGCCGGCGGTGGGTCGCACCGAGGAGTGGCCGGTGAAGAAGAAGCACCGTCGGCGGCCGTCGAAGAAGAAGCGGCGCTGGAAGCCCTACTCGaagctgagctgggaggagaaaCAGCAGTTCGACGAGCGGCAGAGCCTACGCGCCTCCCGGCTGCGGGCCGAGATGTTCGCCAAG
This sequence is a window from Rissa tridactyla isolate bRisTri1 chromosome 19, bRisTri1.patW.cur.20221130, whole genome shotgun sequence. Protein-coding genes within it:
- the ACBD4 gene encoding acyl-CoA-binding domain-containing protein 4 isoform X3, which encodes MEEAAAAAADCGAQFRAAVQVIQGLPRSGSYRPSYEEMLRFYSYYKQATAGRCQGPRPGFWDPIGRYKWDAWHSLGRMSKEEAMAAYVAEMKKVAQKVIDTVPMDETTEEMFGYFEPLYEVIHDMPRPPEAFFKRKRGSQEQTANRNQDDPASSPAPEHPKDALPEEQRNGPHVPGGGLAPAAEALEGSQVTSDSEGDVYCDTLELMEPEQAGWPLGLSPDGIGAGPEPPMPRGTRQGERGEGRRGEGRSGAGLAAHGSERDLQLAGGEQDAESTQGLPDQLDTHVAGTVRALQDDMRRVLERLSELETLASAQGDAAGTDPGRLLAPRETSPWPLTVSPRTLLFLIAWPFVTQWLLRRWQGKMR
- the ACBD4 gene encoding acyl-CoA-binding domain-containing protein 4 isoform X4, which gives rise to MEEAAAAAADCGAQFRAAVQVIQGLPRSGSYRPSYEEMLRFYSYYKQATAGRCQGPRPGFWDPIGRYKWDAWHSLGRMSKEEAMAAYVAEMKKVAQKVIDTVPMDETTEEMFGYFEPLYEVIHDMPRPPEAFFKRKRGSQEQTANRNQDDPASSPAPEHPKDALPEEQRNGPHVPDLQLAGGEQDAESTQGLPDQLDTHVAGTVRALQDDMRRVLERLSELETLASAQGDAAGTDPGRLLAPRVSWRWWHEGCDKDHRAVTVACCHWPFSRGLGGLSGHCLVTPVPPLFSSPRCLSLSPRQETSPWPLTVSPRTLLFLIAWPFVTQWLLRRWQGKMR
- the ACBD4 gene encoding acyl-CoA-binding domain-containing protein 4 isoform X2, which translates into the protein MEEAAAAAADCGAQFRAAVQVIQGLPRSGSYRPSYEEMLRFYSYYKQATAGRCQGPRPGFWDPIGRYKWDAWHSLGRMSKEEAMAAYVAEMKKVAQKVIDTVPMDETTEEMFGYFEPLYEVIHDMPRPPEAFFKRKRGGGLAPAAEALEGSQVTSDSEGDVYCDTLELMEPEQAGWPLGLSPDGIGAGPEPPMPRGTRQGERGEGRRGEGRSGAGLAAHGSERDLQLAGGEQDAESTQGLPDQLDTHVAGTVRALQDDMRRVLERLSELETLASAQGDAAGTDPGRLLAPRVSWRWWHEGCDKDHRAVTVACCHWPFSRGLGGLSGHCLVTPVPPLFSSPRCLSLSPRQETSPWPLTVSPRTLLFLIAWPFVTQWLLRRWQGKMR
- the ACBD4 gene encoding acyl-CoA-binding domain-containing protein 4 isoform X1 codes for the protein MEEAAAAAADCGAQFRAAVQVIQGLPRSGSYRPSYEEMLRFYSYYKQATAGRCQGPRPGFWDPIGRYKWDAWHSLGRMSKEEAMAAYVAEMKKVAQKVIDTVPMDETTEEMFGYFEPLYEVIHDMPRPPEAFFKRKRGSQEQTANRNQDDPASSPAPEHPKDALPEEQRNGPHVPGGGLAPAAEALEGSQVTSDSEGDVYCDTLELMEPEQAGWPLGLSPDGIGAGPEPPMPRGTRQGERGEGRRGEGRSGAGLAAHGSERDLQLAGGEQDAESTQGLPDQLDTHVAGTVRALQDDMRRVLERLSELETLASAQGDAAGTDPGRLLAPRVSWRWWHEGCDKDHRAVTVACCHWPFSRGLGGLSGHCLVTPVPPLFSSPRCLSLSPRQETSPWPLTVSPRTLLFLIAWPFVTQWLLRRWQGKMR